GTCGATAAATTTTTGGTGCTTGCGCCGTTGATGGTATTGATTGAGTTAGGGAAAGTTCCAGCTTGGGGAGTGTTTTTAATTTTAGCGAGAGAATTAGCGATCGCTGGTTGGCGAGTAAATCAAACGACGATTACAGGGGCGAATATTTGGGGTAAGCTGAAAACGGTGAGTCAAATAGTGGCGATCGCATTTTTGATTGCACCTTTATCATCAGAATGGCACACTCTATCATTAATTGCCTTTTGGATTTCGGTTGTTTTAACTTTAATATCAGGGTTGATTTATCTTTTACCGCCAAAGGTGAGTACTGTTGACTAAAATTTAAACGCAGAGGTGCGCTAAGTTTACGCGGAGGTACACGGAGTTTTTAATGAGAATTAATGAAACATTGTGGTCTTTTTCTAGCAATGAGATAATCGTCTTCTAAAATTGAGATTAAATATTGACCATAGCTACTTTTAGCCATTGGTTTAATTAATTCTTTGAGTTGATTAGCATCTATATAGCCTTGATTGTAGGCAATTTCTTCAATACAAGCTATTTTTAATCCTTGCCGTTCTTCTAAGGTTTGGATAAAATTAGCGGCTTGATGTAAAGATTCATGAGTTCCTGCATCTAACCAAGCATATCCTCTACCTAAAAGCTCAACTCTTAATTTTCCTTGCTTTAAATAAGCCATATTCACATCAGTTATTTCTAGTTCATTCCGCGCCGAAGGTTGGAGATTAGCTGCTATTTCTGCAATTTGAGCATCATAAAAATAAATCCCAGGAATGACATATTTAGATTTAGGTAATGCAGGTTTTTCTTCTATTCCTGTTACCCAACCATCCGCATCAAATTCAATCACGCCATAAGGCCGCGGATCTTTTACCTGATAGCCAAAAATAAGTCCACCTTCTTTTAGTTGTGCGGCTCTCAGTAACACTTCTCTTAAACCGTTACCATAAAATAAATTGTCACCCAAAATTAAGCAGACTGGTTGATTATCTATAAACTCCTTTCCTAAAATAAAAGCATGAGCCAAACCTTCGGGATAAGGCTGCTCAATGTAACTAAACTGCAAACCCCATTGACTACCATCTTTTAAAAGTTCTTGTAATAATGGCAAATCATTTGGTGTAGAAATAATTAAAATTTCGCGGATTCCTGCCAACATTAATACAGACAAGGGATAATAAATCATCGGCTTGTCATAAATTGGCATTAGTTGTTTACTTACAACATTAGTAATCGGATAAAGACGAGTACCAAAGCCACCCGCTAAAATAATTCCTTTCATTTGCGATTTTCGTAGTTTTGTTTCAACCAGTTTTGGTAAGTTGCTGAACGTACTTGATTGACCCAATCTGAATTATCAAGATACCATTGCACTGTTTTTCTTAAAGCACTATCAAAGTTTTCTTGAGGTTGCCAACCTAAATCACGCCTGATTTTACTACAATCAATTGCATATCTTCGGTCATGTCCTGGGCGGTCTGGAACAAAATTTATCAAAGAAGAATAGGAAAAATTAGGTTTTGGTACTAATTCATCAAGTATGGCACAGATTTTGTTTACAACTGTTAAATTTGTTTGTTCATTCAGTCCACCAATATTATATGTTTCCCCAATTTTTCCCTGTTGGAGAACTGAATATATAGCCTCACAATGGTCGATAACATAAAGCCAATCTCGAATATTCTGCCCATCACCATATATTGGTAATGACTTACCATCTAAAGCATTCAAGATAGTTAGAGGAATAAGTTTTTCTGGAGACTGGCGCATTCCATAGTTATTTGAGCAATTTGTAGTTAAAGTAGGCAATTTATATGTGTGATAGTATGCCCGCACAAAATGATCCGCTGCGGCTTTAGACGCTGCGTAAGGACTATTAGGCGCGTAGGGTGTATCTTCTCGAAAAGCAGGTTCATCAGGCTGAAGTGAACCGTATACTTCATCTGTTGATATATGCAAAAACCGAAATTGTTGCTGTTTTGGCGGTGATAGTTTTTGCCAATAAAGCCGACTCGCTTCTAGTACATTAAATGTACCAACTACATTAGTTTGAATAAATACTTGCGGACTAAAAATAGAACGATCAACGTGACTTTCGGCAGCAAAGTTGATAATTAAATCAGGTTGATATTGATTTAATAAGTAACTAATTAGTTCAATATTACAAATATCACCTTGCACAAAATGATAGTTGCGATCGCCTCGTAATTCTGCTAAGTTTTCAATATTACTAGCATAGGTTAGTTTGTCTAAATTAATAATGTTAAACCAATTATTTTTTCGGGCTAAAAGAATAAAGTTTGCACCGATAAATCCAGCACCACCAGTTACTAATGCTGTGAGCATACATCTTTAAGATTTGATTTATTATTTAACTTATATATAATTGAACTTATATTAAGTATGTTTCTATAAACAAAACTAACACTAGACGAAATCTCTATTTATTTTTGCTCCTCCGAATAATAATATGTATCAAACAGACCCTCCGCGTCCCGCAAAAGAATTCTTACCTACAATGTATGATCTTCCTAGTGAAGATCCAAAGGAACCTGGCTTGCCCGACTAATTTCATATCTGGCAACCCCGCCTGTTAGAAGACACTTTCTCTCCAACAGGCTACCGTGGAGATGAAATATTTATTGCTAGTGATTTAAATCTCTACTATGACCCTCACCATCCACTATGGTACAAACGCCCAGACTGGTTTGCGATTGTAGGTGGTTCTCGTCTTTATGAACAAAAAGATTTACGTTTAAGTTATGTGATTTGGCAAGAAGGTATTGCACCTTTTGTGGTTGTAGAGTTACTGTCTCCTGGTACTGAGAAAGAAGATTTGGGACAAACTCTAAGAGAGGTTAACCAACCACCGACGAAGTGGGAAGTTTATGAGCGAGTTTTGCGGGTTCCCTACTATATTGTCTTTGACCGTTACTCTGACAAATTACAAGCATTCCAACTGGTTGCAGACCGCTACAGTGAAATAGATTTAAATATACCAAGAATTTGGATGCCGAGTTTGCAACTGGGATTAGGACTTTGGCAAGGTTCTTACCAAGGAATTGAGCGATTGTGGTTACGTTGGTATGATGCAGATGGAAATTGGATTCCTACTCCCGTGGAGCAGGAAAGCCAGAGGGCTGAACGATTAGCCGCTAAGTTACGAGAGTTTGGAATTGACCCCAACCAAATATAAATCGCTACACGGCTTGTAAAATTTCTTCATCTACAGAGAAATCTACTTCTTTCTTATCCCGTCCATTGGCGAGATAATCATTGTTCAAGGAATCTGTTAGCCCAGAAATTAAATCATACTTCGGCTGCCAATTTAATTGGGTTTGCGCTTTTTGTACCGATGCGAAGAAATGCTGAACGCGCATCGGGAAGGCTTTGCGCTTGCCAAAATCAAACTTTTTCGGGTCGTAGTGAACTATTTTAATTGCATCGGGTGATTTGCCAGCCGCTACAACACAAGCACGGGCTAAACCATCGAATGTAACAAAGCGATCGCCTGAAATATTATAAATCTGCCCCACAGCTTTTTGATTGCCAATCACCAAAGACATAGCAGTTGCTAAATCTTGCACATGACCCAACTGGGTAATATGCAAGCCGTTACCGGGAATAGCAATTGGGCGATCGCGCACAATTCTATCAAAAAACCAGCTTTCTAATTCGTTGTAATTACTCGGCCCGTAAATATACGTTGGGCGAATTGAGGTAAAGGGTAAGCCTTTTTCCGCTAAATGAGCTTCTGTTTCATGTTTACCCTTATGACGACTTTTAGGATCTACTGCATCCCCTTCAACATGGGGTAACTGGTCAGATTTGAGATATACTCCCGCCGAACTCATGTAAATAAACTGCTGCACTCTACCTTGGAAAATTTCTGCCAATGGCTGAGTATCACTGAGTTCCCGACCATTATTATCAAAAATGATGTCAAAATTTTCTTGTGATAATTTTTCTTTTAGCTGTGCTGCATCCGTGCGATCGCCTATAATTTGTCCTACTCCTGACGGTACAGAACGATTACCACGATTGAACAGTACCACCTCATGGCCTTGTTTTAAAAGTATTTGAGTTAGGTAAACACCAATGAACCTAGTGCCACCCATAATCAAAATTCGCATAAATTCCCCTTTTATATCTAATGGAGAGGCTAAAGGTTAGAGGTTAGAGGCTAGAGCTTAGAAGTTAGATATATAAAATTATCTATCGGTTTTTGATACTCATCCCTAGTCCCTAGCCCCTCATCCCTACGCCCCATGTTCTACTACCCCATTTGAGGTTATCAGGTTGTTGCATCCCTCTGGAACCACTTGTGCTTGAATTCCGTCGGAAGTTCAATCTGGGGCGCTTCCTTACAATTTGTCTGACTATATTTTCCACCTACTCAAGTTAACTGTGTCCTTGAAATATGCTCTGGTTCATGAGTGGTTAACACCTAAAGCCACCGGTGGTTCAGAACTAGTTGTACAAGAGATTCTGAATCACGTTGATGCTGATTTATATGCCCTAATTGACTTTGAATCCAGCAATTCTGAAAGTTACTTGTACAAACGTC
This window of the Nostoc sp. HK-01 genome carries:
- a CDS encoding dTDP-glucose 4,6-dehydratase — encoded protein: MLTALVTGGAGFIGANFILLARKNNWFNIINLDKLTYASNIENLAELRGDRNYHFVQGDICNIELISYLLNQYQPDLIINFAAESHVDRSIFSPQVFIQTNVVGTFNVLEASRLYWQKLSPPKQQQFRFLHISTDEVYGSLQPDEPAFREDTPYAPNSPYAASKAAADHFVRAYYHTYKLPTLTTNCSNNYGMRQSPEKLIPLTILNALDGKSLPIYGDGQNIRDWLYVIDHCEAIYSVLQQGKIGETYNIGGLNEQTNLTVVNKICAILDELVPKPNFSYSSLINFVPDRPGHDRRYAIDCSKIRRDLGWQPQENFDSALRKTVQWYLDNSDWVNQVRSATYQNWLKQNYENRK
- the rfbA gene encoding glucose-1-phosphate thymidylyltransferase, which codes for MKGIILAGGFGTRLYPITNVVSKQLMPIYDKPMIYYPLSVLMLAGIREILIISTPNDLPLLQELLKDGSQWGLQFSYIEQPYPEGLAHAFILGKEFIDNQPVCLILGDNLFYGNGLREVLLRAAQLKEGGLIFGYQVKDPRPYGVIEFDADGWVTGIEEKPALPKSKYVIPGIYFYDAQIAEIAANLQPSARNELEITDVNMAYLKQGKLRVELLGRGYAWLDAGTHESLHQAANFIQTLEERQGLKIACIEEIAYNQGYIDANQLKELIKPMAKSSYGQYLISILEDDYLIARKRPQCFINSH
- a CDS encoding NAD-dependent epimerase/dehydratase → MRILIMGGTRFIGVYLTQILLKQGHEVVLFNRGNRSVPSGVGQIIGDRTDAAQLKEKLSQENFDIIFDNNGRELSDTQPLAEIFQGRVQQFIYMSSAGVYLKSDQLPHVEGDAVDPKSRHKGKHETEAHLAEKGLPFTSIRPTYIYGPSNYNELESWFFDRIVRDRPIAIPGNGLHITQLGHVQDLATAMSLVIGNQKAVGQIYNISGDRFVTFDGLARACVVAAGKSPDAIKIVHYDPKKFDFGKRKAFPMRVQHFFASVQKAQTQLNWQPKYDLISGLTDSLNNDYLANGRDKKEVDFSVDEEILQAV
- a CDS encoding CDP-diacylglycerol--glycerol-3-phosphate 3-phosphatidyltransferase, producing the protein MMTLPNWITFSRLLGVPFLLYGLYNPTSQARWICLAIFLVAALTDWLDGYLARKLNQVSDLGKFLDPLVDKFLVLAPLMVLIELGKVPAWGVFLILARELAIAGWRVNQTTITGANIWGKLKTVSQIVAIAFLIAPLSSEWHTLSLIAFWISVVLTLISGLIYLLPPKVSTVD